In the genome of Mesoaciditoga lauensis cd-1655R = DSM 25116, the window TTTCTGCGGCTAAGCCAGACAAAGACGGCATCTTCAACGTGTACGCTTTTGACACCTTTGAAAAGAGGTTTTACCAGATTACAAACGTTGAACTGGGAGCTTTCTCACCCCATGTAGTCGGCGACAAACTTTTCTACACAAATTACACAAAAAATGGCTACAATCTCTTTGCATTGGATAGATGGATGTCTACTTCCAAAGAGGTTGATGGCTTTAAATGGGATAACAAAGTTTACAAGGATGAGCTGAACCTGACTGAGGTATATTTAAGCGTCGAGAAGAAATCAAAGCCTTATTCGCCGCCACTCCAGACGATAGCTTCTGGAATGTTGCCACTTGTTTCTCTTTCGAGTTTAAGCGCTTCAAACACCGTTTCAGCCACGTACACGCTTGTTGGATTTGATATGTTAAGAAGCAAATTCGGATGGAATAACTTCTATGCCTTAGGTAGTGTATCAACCGATAGTACAGAGGATAGCTTAGCATTTGGTATGATCAATTATGGAAAATACAATCTAAGTGCGAGTGCTTTCTTAAATTTGAAAGAACAGGTATTCGATGCCTCTTTATCTTATCCCATAACACTTATGATGTGGGGAAATGATTTCCTTTTCTATCCATCTATTGAATACCTTTTAAAACACGAGCAAGACATAACAGATAAATTCAGTTTTTATGGAGAGATGATCTTTGGTCCTTCTTTCGTTCCCAGCAACGTTCTGGGTGTGCATTCGCTACATATGAATTGGAATGTGGCTTTTTCTCCTTTAAATCCATCAACACCAACTTACAACGTTGAAGTTGACACATCCTTCCCCATGTTCTACGGCGTTTCAAGATTGGGAGCGACCTTCGAGAATTCGTCCATAAAGATTTTCCAAAAATTCGCCTTTCCAAATTTAAGCGTTAATTGGTATGATATAACAGGTGTGTTTGGGTTGAAAACGATCGATTTTTTGCAATTCTCAGATTACATGTTTGAAAATAACAATTTCGATGTGGGACTTCAAACTGACGTGAATTTTGATTCGTTCTTTTACAGTGAATTTAAACTTAGCATAAAAGTCGCTTATGATCATCTAAAAAATGGCTTTAAGTACCATATCGGGTTGAATTTTTAATATGTATGTGGTAAAATATCACGCGTGAAGTGAAAGGAGGTTGGCAGATGGCGAATTCAAGATCTGCTAAGAAACGGGTAAGGGCTTCTGAAAGAAAAAGAATTATGAATCAGATTGCCAAGAGCAAGTTCAAAACAGCCGTGAAAAAAGCCTTGAGTGCTGCTGAAAATGGAGAAGAAGACCTTCAAGCAAAACTAAGTGAAGCTTTTTCGAAAATAGATAAAGCGGCCAAGAGCGGCGCTATTCATAAAAACCAAGCGGCACGCAGAAAATCCAGACTTATAAAGAAGATAAGGCTTTTACAACAAACCAAATAATCATCCATGCTTTTCGAATGAAGATCTCCGTTAATAATAACGGGGATTTTTATTTTTGAACTTATGGAAGGGAAAGTTAGTCAAATAAATGGCGATAGGTGGTAATCACTTGAACGACTTAAAGTTCATTAGAGATTTGAAAAGAGGAGAACCTGAGGCCTACAAAAAATTGTACGATGAACATGTTAGTAAAATAGGAAGAATAGCCAAATCCTATCTTGGTGTCGATGATGTGGAAGATGTGATTCAGGAGGTTTTTATAAAAGTTTATAAGAATATAAAGAAGTTTCGGGGAGATTCGGCACTTTCAACATGGATATATCGTATAACGGTTAACGTATGCAAAGACATGTTGGCTAAGAAACATAGAAAAAAGGAAATACTAACTAGCTTTGGCCTCGAAGAAGATGATGAAAAAACTTTTCCCGAACCTGTTGAGGAGACAAGACCTTCTGATGAATTCCTAAAAGAGGTATCTTCCGAGGAGATTCGTAGAGCGATAGATTCATTGTCTCAAGAAGATAGGTTGTTAATAACTTTGAGAGAAATAGAGGGAATGAGTTACGCAGAGATAGCTGACGTTGTAGAAAAGCCTATTGGAACCGTAAAGAGCAAACTGCATTACGCTCGAGAAAGACTCAAGGATATACTTGAGGAGAAAGAAAAGTGAAGTTGGGGAGAGTGAGAAATGAATTGTAATGAGTATAGAGAAAAATTCATTAACGAAGAGCTAACCCCTGAAGAAAAAAAGAAATTTATGGAGCACTTAAAAGAATGCGAAGGATGTAGGGTCTTCGTCGAAAAATACAAAAAAACGCAAAGCTTCATGAGAATACGAACAGACTACATTCCTTCTGAAGAATTAAGGGAAAAAATCGTGTCTAATGTGCGGTTAAAGAAGACTGTCAAAAGGTTGTACGCCGTTGTTCTTCCTACGGCAGCAATGGTAGTAGTGGGCATTTTCCTTTTGGGAAAACCATTTATCAACGGTCAGAATTTGTATCAACGTGTGGCCTTAAAAGGAATTGAAATGTTAAGGACAACAAGTTCAGCCACCACAAGTTCAGCTACTCCTTCCAACGCAGAAGTTGGCGAAGATTACTCTTATCTAGTTCATATAAAAAACGTGAGTGATCAATTTATAAAAAACGTGAGTGATAAATTTTGAGCAAGATAGCTTTGATGATAATTCTGGCGTCTTTAATGGTGAGCGTAAGCGTTTTCGCGTTCGCGGATTTAGGGGTGGTTTCAGCTTACGCGTCGCAGGTTATAGAAGGGCATAGAGTGGTGGTCGAGGAAACGGGAAAGACCACGAAAGTTAGATATGAAACAATTTTAAGAGATGGTCATGATGAGATAGTGAAAGTCGTCGCTCCAGATTTTTTTGAATGGGCTTATTTAAATGGAAAAACGTACGTTGTTTTTGGGAGGGAAATGAAAAGATCTCCGGCTCCGATAATCGATGCGGAGATGCTTTTTTTTAAGTGCCTTTCTTCCACTCCCACGATTTTGTCAACCGCTGATATAGATTACAATGGGAAAAAAGCTTACAGAATAGAGGCAAGGGATGAGAGCGCAACTTATGTTGGGGTATTCCTTCTCCCGTCGCTTTTGCTTGTCAAATTGAATGTCCAGCATAAAAGCAAAAAGATAACACTGACATACGATGCCATTAAAAAAGTGCCTTCTCTTTACTTTCAAAAAGTTATAAGCAGCTTTAAAATGATAAACACACCACCAAGCACGATGGAAGTTGAAGTGTGGAAAATGGTGTACCATCTTGACAATGTTAGCGTGACTTCCATAAAAGTGAACAACATTTCCATAGTTCTGGTTCATGGAATGGCGAAAAATGTGGGAGAAATGGTAGTGTACTTGTTTCCAAAAAGTGATAAGATCTCAACTACAAATTTGATTTCACAGTTTAAATCAAAAGGGCTTTCTTCCATAAGTGCAGAACAAAATGGGATAAGCATGGTATTTGTTTCGGCTACAAAAGATCATGCCAGCTTCAAAAAGTGGGTAGAAAATGTACTGAATCACACTTCATTTTGAATTTAAAAAATGAGTCATTATGTGTGTCAATGTTACAAAGCATTTCAAAAAGGGGCTAAATCTTCACTTTAAAGTACTTGTCAGAACGCTTCAATTTCTAATTTCTAATACTTCCTCATACATCTTTTTATATGAGTTTATCATCTCTTCAAGAGTGTACTTCTTTCTTACGATCCTCTTCCCATTGGCAGAGAAAAATGAGGCTAATTCTTTTTCTTTATGGATTTTTAAAATTGCTTGAGCCAATCTGGTGTAGTCTTTAGGCGGTACCACAAAGCCGCTTTGGCCTTCCTCATCTTCAACGAGCTCTTTGCACGCTCCCACATCGGTTGCAACTACCGGAATGCCAGCTGCCATTGCCTCTAAAATAACAAGAGGTTGTCCTTCGGAAATGCTACTCAAAAGCAAAACATCCATGATCGGATAATAGTCCAGAACGTTGGCCTTCCCCACAAATTCGACCACATCTTGAAGATTTAAACTTTCAACCAATTCCAGGCAAAACTCGTAATACTCTGGTTCTTCATCAGAAGGACCTATTATGAGGAATTTTACATCTTTTAATTCTACCGATACCAATTTCACCGCTTTCAAAGCCGTTTTTAAGTCTTTTATAGGGGTTATCCGTCCCACAAAACCAATGATGAATCCTTCGTGTTTTTCCTTTTTAACGTCAAATTTCTCCACATTTATACCGTTTGGTATTACCCCCATTTTTTTCTTGCTGGCTCCAAGTTCTAATTGAAAAATCTGATTTTTTTTGAAAAGGGTTGTGAGAAAATCGGTTTCTCTGTAAGAAACAGCACTTATAAGTTTGAAGAGTTCTATCCAGGGTGCCTTGTAAATTTCCGGTATGAACCTTGAAGTTATGATCTCTCTTTCTCTTTCGCGATGATATATGCCATGCTCTGT includes:
- the rpsT gene encoding 30S ribosomal protein S20, translated to MANSRSAKKRVRASERKRIMNQIAKSKFKTAVKKALSAAENGEEDLQAKLSEAFSKIDKAAKSGAIHKNQAARRKSRLIKKIRLLQQTK
- a CDS encoding RNA polymerase sigma factor, translated to MNDLKFIRDLKRGEPEAYKKLYDEHVSKIGRIAKSYLGVDDVEDVIQEVFIKVYKNIKKFRGDSALSTWIYRITVNVCKDMLAKKHRKKEILTSFGLEEDDEKTFPEPVEETRPSDEFLKEVSSEEIRRAIDSLSQEDRLLITLREIEGMSYAEIADVVEKPIGTVKSKLHYARERLKDILEEKEK
- a CDS encoding anti-sigma factor family protein, which translates into the protein MNCNEYREKFINEELTPEEKKKFMEHLKECEGCRVFVEKYKKTQSFMRIRTDYIPSEELREKIVSNVRLKKTVKRLYAVVLPTAAMVVVGIFLLGKPFINGQNLYQRVALKGIEMLRTTSSATTSSATPSNAEVGEDYSYLVHIKNVSDQFIKNVSDKF
- the pelF gene encoding GT4 family glycosyltransferase PelF, giving the protein MKVGVIVEGTYPYVMGGVSSWLQTLMENLPEIEFKIIYLGPREEDKKFAYEIPPNVSEIWSQSLFSYFPQKNSKVKDANLLSSKIRNLIDINWATRIDNAIEILHLMVENDFLKVMETKEFWDAMIDVYHRYLPDEGFTRYFWTVKGLFLPIVNSFSVAPPPKCDIYHSITTGYASLKAISGKYRYNSKVIITEHGIYHREREREIITSRFIPEIYKAPWIELFKLISAVSYRETDFLTTLFKKNQIFQLELGASKKKMGVIPNGINVEKFDVKKEKHEGFIIGFVGRITPIKDLKTALKAVKLVSVELKDVKFLIIGPSDEEPEYYEFCLELVESLNLQDVVEFVGKANVLDYYPIMDVLLLSSISEGQPLVILEAMAAGIPVVATDVGACKELVEDEEGQSGFVVPPKDYTRLAQAILKIHKEKELASFFSANGKRIVRKKYTLEEMINSYKKMYEEVLEIRN